One part of the Pelecanus crispus isolate bPelCri1 chromosome 20, bPelCri1.pri, whole genome shotgun sequence genome encodes these proteins:
- the CTXN1 gene encoding cortexin-1, whose translation MNDASTMDYELLSPSLVEHPASTAGMDAEQKTVFAFVIFLLVFLVMLMVRCFRILLDPYSRMPASSWTDHKEGLERGQFDYALV comes from the coding sequence ATGAATGATGCATCGACGATGGATTATGAACTGCTCTCCCCCTCCTTGGTTGAGCACCCAGCCAGCACTGCGGGTATGGATGCTGAGCAGAAAACAGTCTTTGCCTTTGTCATCTTCCTCCTGGTCTTCTTGGTGATGCTGATGGTGCGCTGCTTTCGCATCCTGCTGGACCCCTACAGCCGCATGCCTGCCTCCTCCTGGACTGACCACAAGGAGGGGTTGGAGAGGGGCCAGTTTGACTACGCCTTGGTGTag